The genomic segment tatcaaaatccatcggaacacagatccgacccttgtacttcagtaaccccatctccgagatagaaaattcattagccgctccgactaagacattctctctgtgccctctcaactgggaatccttcccctgcgcctccttgatcctctcaaggagtgtagactcaagagtgatgttggctagttgcccaaccaccaactctatacccgctcttgTCATTTCCTCAGTTAATTTATCAGATATCtatctcgaactgaacaattgtcctgggcccttctgactcaatgcatcagccactacattagccttcccaggatggtataggatatcacaatcataatccgtTACCagttccagccaccgtctctggcgcatatttagatccttctgagtaaagaagtacttcaaactcttatggtcggtgtatatctcgcacttctcaccgtACAGATAATATCTCCAAACCtaaagtgcaaataccactgctgccatctccagatcatgcgtgggatatctctgctcatactcctttaactgtctcgatgcataggctatcaccttttcagcttgcatcaacacacacacTAAACCCTAtttggaagcgtcacagtaaaccacgaacttctcattgtctgtcggcagactcaacactagagcggtgatcagtcgccgcttcagttccttgaaattgttctcacacctatctgtccaCATATACTCAATCTTCTTCCTCATCAATTCAGTCAACGGCGtggctatcctagagaacccctcaacgaatcgccgataataccctgcaaatcccagaaagctcctaacTTCCGGTACACTGCTCGGTTTAggtcaatctctcactgcctcaatcttacttggatcaaccagaatcccctccttactgacaatatggcccataaatgtgacttgcggtagccaaaactcgcacttgctgaacttagcatatagcctatgctctctcaaccgctgcaataccaggcGTAAATGTTgcttgtgctctgtctctgactgggagtacaccagtatgtggtgaataaacacaataaaaaacttgtccagatagtccttgaaaaccctattcatcatatccataaaggttgctggggcgttggttaatccaaaggacataaccaggaattcatagtgtccatatctcgtgtggaaggcggtctttggtatgtcttcctctttgatccttaaatgatggtaacctgaccggagatcaatcttggaaaacactgtctttccctgcagctggtcaaacaaatcatcgatccttggtaatgggtacttattcttaatggtcaacatgttcagctccctgtagccAATACACACTACACCAAATGCCTATTTCcataacacattaatataatactaataaaaaagagTTATGCTAGAGTATAATGGGCATTTGTGAAAAAAAAGGTGGTAATTAAAAAGGGCGCCACTtagatttttttcatttttgaccTCAAAATTTTTGAGATCCGATAGAGACCCAATTCTCATGCCTTTTCCCCCCTCTCCTTCTCGTCTCTCTATTCCCTTCGCCCTAGCCGCACTCCCGTAACCACCATCATCCACAGCTCCGACCACCTAACCACCATCCTCACACCCATTTTTCTCCGAGCCAAGCTCCAAATCTCAGGCACCCGTGAACCCAACCCCCAAACCAAGTGACCCCAGGTGCGAGCCCACCTCTGCGTGCCTTCGACCCAGTGGTCTCATCGTTCTTAGATTGAGAGAACGAGATTGAGAGATAAACAAGGCTATGGAGCCAGAATCTGGGATTTCCACTGCTCACCGCTCGACTTCTACTACTATAGGCCAGGTTTGTACCAATCTTTTCAcgtctttatatatatatgtataaagatGATAATTTTGGGGAGCGAATCTTTGTTAGATCTTGTGATGGGTTGGTGATGATGATTCTTAGTGTTGTTTACTGATAACCCTTTTTGTTGCAGGAAAGGATTTGAGACCCGTGACTCGTTTTATATTGGGAATATTTTATCTTGAGcaattaggtttattttattgTGTTCAAATCATTGTTTATTGTGGTGATTACAGGAATTTGAGAACCTACTGCTGGTCATTTAAATTGATGGGTTCTGTTCGTtttttttattgcaatttttcagAGGAACTGCTTTTGGGGTGAGAGAATGTGGAGCAAGAGGTGAGTTTTTATGATTAGAAGTTTAATTGTGGTGTCAATTTTTTAGCATGGGGGCTGCTTGTTGTGTGGCTGTTAAGGAGAAGACTATAACAAATGGGTCGACTAGTGAAATTTTGCATCGGAACATTCGATGTTCCCCAACATGGAGCTTTCGATGGGATCATAGAGGACGGGTTGCTGGACAAGAGACTTCAATGAGTTGGTTTTCTGATGGGGTCAGCAGGAATGATGGATCTGAATCTAAATTTGAATCAGCATATGTTTCAGAGGAAGGAAGTCCATTAGAACATTCTCGAAGGCATACATCCTAGAAGTCCTCATTTTCGGAGGGAGCTGCTGGGCATTCAAGAACTCCTGCCTCAGGTAATTTCCTAGAATTGCAACTACTGGCGAGGGAACTTTGCTTAGTTACATAGATGCCAACAAAAAGAATATGTGTAATTCCATATTTGAAGTTATATGAATGACCAAAAACAACACGTTTACACATGATTGTGTTCAACTAATAAAGCTTTCCATCATGTTGCTTAATATTTACATTGTTTTTTTAACCCAGTAAGTAGCTTTAAAAATCGATGCTTTGTCAAATGGAGCTTTTTAATTTCAGTACTTTTATATGTCAAATGCCTTTGCTTATTGTTGTCTTTGGTTTAGTTTAGTTTGCTGTTCACTTTACTTGGTTGTTTATGTGATACTCATGCTAGTTGCTTCTATCTTTTTTATTATTGGATTTTACTGGTTTCTCTTAGGGTGGGGATTTTACTGGGTGGTGGATAACTTATGGCTATCTAGAAGTTGGAAGATTGAACTTCTGAAGTTGCAAAATAATGATATAGTATTTTTGTTTCTTGATCATTCTCACCAAGTACTAAGAGGttgtttttgctttttttttttcttgatgcaTTTACCAGTTGGGTAAGCGGGGTCTTGGATCCAGAAGGCAGTGCATCTGGAGATGTTGTTACATCAGTTAAAAGGTAGGCtcttatttgttatttttgtttacCTATTTATGTAGTTTCTGCTTTAATAGCTGGTGTAATTTGTTTTTGTCTTTTCTATATATATACTCTTTTGTATCATTACTTCTTCAATGAGAATTGATTCTATTAATTCAGTCACTAAGTTTGATTCTATCTGCTTTTCTGAATTCCATGGAGCAAGGAAGTTGTCTCGTTTTGCTTACCTTTATGTACATGTTTCTCTTGAAACTTTACACAAAAGTATTGTTTTATGTACATGTTCTAATTATctgtttatttaattaaacaataTCACAATCACAGTCTAAATTCATACTGATCACCTAAGCGGGTCAGGGCAATATCCATTGGTCATTATGATGTACCCAAAAACGAACAGTGTTTTTGGGAGGTGAAAGGAAAACGATCTGCGCATGATGCTGAATGCTCCGAAGAAAAATTCAACAAATACACAGAGCAAAGATGTAACTGTTGTTAGCCCTGATAAACAAGCGCAAATGACAACCCCTAATCGAAAATCACCTACTCAGGGATCAGCTTCTGGAAAGGTAAATTAAATGAATTGTAGTTGAGTGGATTGATTccatgtcttcttcttcttcttcttcttcagaatGATGCAAAGAGACATGTGAATTGGAACtttcagttattttttttaattgcatTTTTGGCAGGCGAGAAGAAGAGGATCTGCAAATAGTACTCCAAAGAAAAATTCAACAAATACACAGACGGAAGATGTAGCTGTTGTTATGCCTGATTTGCGGTTAGAGGCAAGGTTGACAGCCCAGGTTAGTCAATGTGATCTCTTGCCTTATTGAATGTTCACTGTGTAACTAGTCTCTTTTCAATTGCTTCTTTTGTAACCTCCAACAAAATAAAGTTCTTCTGAACTCAATCAATTATAGGCATTATAGTCCCTCAGCGTTCTTTTTTTCTTTAGTGTTGTTCCTTAATCTAGCTTCTCAAAATATAGTCAATTACAGTGGTGTTGGTTTGATGATGGCAAGATTTTAACTCGAGTTATTAGCTTTGATTTCCACATTACCTATTGATGTGGTGCTAAGTTTCCTTCGTTCACTTTCAACAGGAAAATTCACGGATGTTTGCAGGAAAAAAACTTCATCCCTTTTTTTCATCTTGGAAGGAAGACAAGAAAAATCGAGGGGTAATTGATGCAGAGGGTAAAAAGTTAGCAGTTGGTAGGCAAAATAAAGAGAAGACTTGTGCCCCGATTCATGTATTTGAAAGAAGCCAGGTAAGCTTATCTCAGGCTAGCTCTTACTGCTATTATGGTAATTTTTGAGTTGCGGAAACTGAGACTGCAGTTATTGTTCTGAGTTCTGTTAAAACTTTTTGCAGCAGGACACTGACATGCCCCTTGACTGGGGCACCTGGAAATTTTCTGAGGAGATCTTTAGGAGAAATATTTGTGACCTAGAAAGCACATGCGAATCTATTGTTGAAGGCTCCATTGAGTGCTTAAGTTTTCAAAAGTTTCCCCTCATTTTACACCCCGACAATGCATCAAGTTTTCAGGATAATGTTTTTTCAGAATGTGTTATTCAAGACGATTGTATTTATGAAACATTTCCAACTGATGATGAAACAGAGGTATGTTAGGATGCAGGTGCTTCAGTAAAAATTTGTTTCTTTTTTGTAATTGTCATCCTGTGAATCtcattacaaattaattattgtgCAGGATAGTGAGATAAATAAAGTTGATTCCTTCAATGGACCTACTAGTGTGGTAAGAAAGCCAAACACTAGAAAGGGAAGTAGATCACTTGAGGACAGTTCAAATAGTCTGGCATGTGGTTTGCTCCCACAAGGTTTGAGGTTCGAGTCCCTCCTGAATACTACATAACAATTATTATAGTTTCTtggtaaaaataataaaattttctgTAGCTGTTAATTTTTACATTGGCTTTTTTAGTAGAGTCAATATTAAATATGTTTCATTTAATTTCTCCAATAGTGTTGAATTGATTATCATAATGTGTTTGAATAGTTAAGCATTGTTCTTAGTTTTAATTGTTTAGTCTATCTAGAGATTTTATTAAGCTTATAGCTGCATTTTATTGCAGAATGAAGTCATACTATTTTGGTTGTGGTAATCAACCAAGGAATAGCTTATGGACTTACAGTTACAAGCCAAAAACTGCCATGGAGGTTAGATTTCTTGGACTATTTCTTCTTTGACTAGTACATTTAGAAGTTTCTTCAGTCTCTTAAACTGGAGAAAAAAAACATTTTCCTGTAGGTCTGTGTTAATGATGAATCTGTGAAGTTTTTGAGTGGGTGGCTACAACAATGGCGTGAAAGAAAGTTTCAAATATGCAAAGATCATATTGAATGTGATACAAGTGATAGGGAAAAAGATGATTATATCTATTCTGAAAGTGACTCTGATTCAGGAAGCCAATATGAGGAGGATAGGCTGAAAAACGTCCTCTTAGTTACAGGACCAGTTGGGGTAACTACAAAGACTGCATTATCTTGTTACAACTATGATGAGTCATGGTACTTGGTTTTGTTTCTAGATTACTTTGTGCCTGAtgatgaaaacttttatttttgtattgatatgtgcattgatttcattttgagcctccatcttttctgctctcaccatctttggtactcaccatgatccattattttattttatttatttatttattactattttctCATGTTGGCTGTGGTGATGATAATATGTGTTTGTTGTTGGTGGTGGTGAATGCCAAAGGTGATGGTTGAAGTGGTGGTGTTTAAACCTTGAAGATGTGATTGGTTCTTAATGAATTTTCAATGTTCATGAAATTTCTTGCATTAATCTCTGAAggcatttatatattaaaatggtctctttttacagctacaaaatatatattttattgccttatgtaataatatgaagatattgtcatttttttttgcTAGTTTTCACTTTCTTTGCATGCTTATTTGCCCTGTGATGGAAAATCTAATTTTCAGAAGCAGTTTCATGGTTTTGCATTATaagccttctctctctctctctctctctctatacatacatacatacataaactTTAATATTTGAAGTttagaaaggaaaaataaaaaataaagactaTTACTTGGTTCATCTGAGTTTAGTTTTTTTGGGAAGAGTTTGAAGTAGATACAGCAAAAAACAAAAGATGCCTTCTATCTTTAAAGTTTAAACCTTTGGCCTTTTTTGTGTGGTTAAGATATGTTTAGGGGGTGATTTATTTAtattcataaatatttatttgtttggGGGATAAAGAATCTGTCTGTGAAACAGTGAAAGTAATAATTATTGATTTTTGAAATACCCCATCTCTGGCTTCTACTTAGGTTTGAAAATGATTTGCTAAATAGAAAAGGTGAACCAGTTGTTATGGGGTTCAGAATAAGTTTGTTTGAATAATTGTCTGTCAAAACAGATTCACAATTATTATGTTTAATGGTACTTTTTAAAAGTTAATAACACATATAAGACTAAACCCCCTTTTGGTCTCTCTCTCAGATTGCATTTCAAGTACTAGTTAAGGCATTGATTAATTTGGATCCTGGTGAGGAAATGGAGTCTCTAAGAAAGCAATTTCAAGAATTCATTGCAGGCCTCATGTCATTACCAATAAACATTCCTGGAACTAGGCTTCACAGATCATTACAGGTAAGTTAGTTATTATTGTTAGCACTACTTTTGTGATTCTCGTATCTTGCTAATGGCTATGAAATTCTTCTATTTTTCATTGCATAAAGATTAAACTTTTTTTAATCTCATCTCACTTCGTATTGTTGTTTGACAAGAGAAAGCATTTATTAAGTTCCTGATAGTAATGGTTTGAGTGAGTCAATCCTTTTAACTCATACCCTCtttgattttttcttttcttcactcTGAATGCTAACATGTAGAACTTCTTTAGTTCCATACTATGTCTTGTCTGAAGCTTTTCTTCTATTGTTCTGGGAATAGCATTAGTCATTGGTCTGGCTCTTAGAGGTTTCCTTGCACAAGTAGTGTTTCTTGGTGTATGAAATGAATATGgtaattttgtcacatttacacatcatgtattattttctttttataaatttgtACAACAGCCTGTAGAGAAGTTACCACATCTGCAACCCTTTTGTCCAATTACTTTCTATTTATGCTGCTGGGTGCTCCTTTTGTATAGTTCTTTATTCTGGCAATTAGATAGCCTCCATTATAGTTGCGTtttagatttttctttttctcttattgGTTGGATGTAGTGTATGTtgggcaattttttttttacccttGTGGTTTTTCTgctattcttttcttttttatttccttctttcttGCTTTACTTATTTGTTAAATCAGAGATGCTAGGCATAATTGTAACTTT from the Humulus lupulus chromosome X, drHumLupu1.1, whole genome shotgun sequence genome contains:
- the LOC133806680 gene encoding uncharacterized protein LOC133806680, producing MPDLRLEARLTAQENSRMFAGKKLHPFFSSWKEDKKNRGVIDAEGKKLAVGRQNKEKTCAPIHVFERSQDTDMPLDWGTWKFSEEIFRRNICDLESTCESIVEGSIECLSFQKFPLILHPDNASSFQDNVFSECVIQDDCIYETFPTDDETEVC